The Rhodothermales bacterium genome contains the following window.
GGTCTACGGGTGCCATCAACGCCGCTACACGCCGCTCGGCCGCCTCGTCCCGCGGCGGCGACGCGGACATCGGAGGCGGCCAGAACGGCTCGCCGAGCCGCTCGCTGGCTTTGAGCGCGTAGTACGAGTCGCGGTCCGCACGAACGACGGCGCGGAAGAGGTCCCCGGCCGCTGCCGCATCGCCCGCTTCGGCGCGTGCGCGGCCGGCCCAGTACAGCGATTGCAGCGCGAACTCACCCTTCGTCGAGCGCGCCCGGTAGCCGTCCCACAAGTCGGCCGCTGCGTCGTAGTCGCCGCGGAGGAAGGCGAGGCCGGCGAGACGCATCGTCGCGAGCCCCGCCCACCGCGTGCCGGGGTACGTGGCTACGACCTCGCGGTAGAGCGGGCGCGCGGCGTCGGCGTCACCGCCCTGCTGGTAGGCGTCGGCGGCGAAGTAGAGCGCAGCGGCGCCATCCCCCGTGCCGCGTGCTTCGGCGGCGAGGGCGCGGTAGATGGCCGCCGCCTCGGCGGTCTGGCCCGCCCGGCTGAGCGCGCTCGCACGGAGGTCGCGCGCGGCCCGGTCGTCGCCGAGCGGCTCGAGCGCGGCGAGAGCAGCGTCGTACTGCTGCCCGGCCACGAGCACGTCGGCCAGCGTGAGTCGGATCGCGTCACGTTCGGCGGCGGACCCGACGCCGGCGTCGAGCCACGCCTGGAAGTCGGCGGCGGCCTGCTCGTGGAGCCCGAGCCCGGCGTAGACCCGGGCCGAAGCGAGGCGCTCGGCGGGGGACATCGGACCTGCGCGCAAGAGATCGGCGGCGGCCTGCCCGTGCTCGCCGGATGCGTCGAGCGCGATCGCGCGGCGGAGCGCAGCACGCGCGGCCTCGGTGTCGCCTGCCTCCAGGGCGAGACGGCCTTCGAGCACTTTAAACTCTGCCTTCGTCCCGTCCGACCTCGCCCATCCGTGCCCCGCCTGCGCGAGCGAGCGGGCGCGGTCGAGGTCCCCCGCTACGCGCGCGGCTTCGACCTGGGCACGCCGCGCGCGGAGTCCGAGCGTGCCTCGGGAATACTGACGGGCGACGTCGGCTGCCGCCTCGCCTTCCCCGACGGCGGCGAGTGCCTCGGCCGCGAGGACGTCGACCCACAGCCCCGCCGCCCCCATCGCGTCTTCGACACGCTGCAACACCGCACGTCCTTCGGCCTGCTCGCCCGCCCGCAAGAGGGCGAGCCCGAGGCGGAGTTCGGCCGCCGCCCGCTCGTCGGGATAGCGCGCATCTGGGGTGGCGTCGAGAAATGAGCGGTAGAGCGCCGCTGCTTCGGCCGCCTCGCCCGCTGCATCGTGGGCACGGGCGAGGAGGTAGCGCCCGAGGCCCTGTTCGAGCGAGTCCACTCCCGTCGCTCCGCCGAGCACGTCGAGCACCGCATCCCAGTGGCTGCGGCCCGCCTCGGCGCGGGCGAGCAGGAGTCGCTGCTCCGGCGAGAGCGCGTCCCGGTCAGCAGCGGCGAGCAGGCGCGCGGCCTGCCACGGCCGGCCGGCGCGGAGCGCGGCCTGCGCCTCCTCGAACGACACCGACGACGCGGTCGGGACATCGGCCAGGCTTTCGGTCGGCGCGGGGTCGTCGTCGCACCCGAGGCTCGGAGCCAGGAAGAGAGCGAGCAGCAGGGGCAGGAGGCGAGGAAGAGCAGGCACGATTCGTAAGAGAGAGGGAGAGGGGCGGAGGCCGATGTACGCACGGCGCGCCCGCAGGTCTCCGTGGTTGCTCCCACTTCTTGGATGGGGCAGCACACCCGGCCCGGCCCGACGAAAGAACGCCGGATCCAGCACGCCTGCTAGCCAGCGTCCTGTAGCGGAGGGCGAGGAAATCGGACCGAACCCTCAAGGGCGCTTCCCCACCTCGCCGGTTTGGCGGCCGTCTCGCTGCGCGTTAGCTTGCTACTGAACCCGCTGCTTCGAGCCGATCTCGTCGAGCGGCTCCCTGTCCTACAGGCGCTCCAAACCTCAAGCAAACCAGACCTACAGACCACCGGATGATCCGCAGCCTCCTGCTCGTCTCCCTATTCGTTCTGCCGGCGGTCGCCCAGGCCCAGGCACCACCCCCTTACGAAGCCTCGATCCAGGCGCACCGCGACTCGATCCGCACCGCCTTCCTCGATCCAGAGACCCCGCCGCTGCAGCCCGACGAGATCGCCGCGTTCTCCGGCCTCGACTACTACGACGTGGACCCAGCCTACCGCGTCACGGCGCGATTCGAGCGCGTCGAGGGCGACGAGCCCGTCGCGATGAACACGTCGGGCGGCGACATCCGCGACTACCGGCGCTTCGGCACGCTCCACTTCGAGATCGGCGGGGCGCCCCTCACTCTCGCCGCTTACCAAAGCGTAGTCCCACCCGAGGACCCCGCCTACACCAACTACCTCGCCATCCCCTTCCGGGACGCGACGAGCGGTGGGGCCACGTACGCCGCCGGCCGCTACCTCGACCTCACGATCCCGGAGGGCGACGAGGTCGTGCTCGACTTCAACGAGGCCTACGCCCCCTACTGCGCGTACAGCCCCCGCTACTCCTGCATCCTCCCGCCGCCCGAGAACCGCCTCACCGTCGCCGTCGAGGCCGGCGTCAAGAAGTACGACGTGTGGACGGGGGTCGTCTCCGAGGAAGGCGGCTACTCCATCGCCTTCCCCGGTCCGCCGCTCGACCAGGCTCAGCCCAACGAGAATGGACTCACGCTACACATGCAGACCTTCGAGCAAGGAGAGGCAGCGTACTTCGTGATGCACACCGTGACAGAGGCCGATTTCGATACGCTCAGCGCGAGCGAGCTGGCAGGGTTCTTCGATGCGGCCCAGCAAGGGGGCGCGCAGGGCTTCGGTGGCACGCTCGGCCACGCCGAGGAGATTGAGCTCGACGGTGTCCCGGGGCGGAGCTTCGAAGTCAACGCACCTGAGCAGTCGCTCTACGGGCGGTCGCGCATGTTCGCCTCGGGCCGCATGCTCTACCAGATCCTGGTGCTGACCGAAGGACGTCGCCCCGATGGTCCCGAGGCAGACCGCTTTCTGGATTCGTTCCGAATCTTGGAGGGAGGTGCCACGCCGCGCCTGCAGCGCCTGCTGGACGAGGCGGGCTACGAGTACACCGTCGACGACGACGGCGACTACAAGCTCACGTTCTCTACGACGGGGGAGCGGACACACCTGGTGGTGATCTCGACGTACACCCCCGACCTCACACTCGTGCCGAGCTACGAGGTGTGGGCCCTGGTCGGGCGAGGGCTGAGCGAGCTGCCGGCGGGGCTGGCCGAGGCGCTGCTGCGCCGGAGCGGGGACCTCCCCGCGCTGTCGGCTCAGCTCTACGGGGGCAGCGACGGGGAGCCGATGCTGGTCGCGCTCTCGACCGTGGTCGAGCAGGGCGTCTCGGTGGCGGCGCTTCAACGCGTAGTTGAGCAGCTGGCCCTCGAGGCGGACGAGCTAGAGGCACGATTCGTCGGGACAGACGACCTGTAAGCCTGCGTCACTCCTGTTTCGCTGGTCGCCAAGGCCTATCCGCTTGCCATTGCGTAAATGGCATCGTTATCCGGCGGCACCAAACGCAGATGTGCCGGATCCAGCCCCCAAAGGCCATACCCGGCACATCGTAGCGGAGGGTGAGGGAATCGAACCCTCAAGGGCGCTTCCGCGCCTCGACGGTTTTCAAGACCGCTGCCGTCACCTATCGGCTTGACCCTCCATAGATCCTATGCCCGTAATGCTCTTCCATGTGGCAGTCCGGACAAACCAGCTTCAAGTTACGAAGGGCGTCGCTGCCTCCCTCCGCCTTCGGAATGATATGATGAACGTGCAGGATGTTGTAATTGTCGTAACCGCAGACTTCACAACGTCCCCCTCGCCTCTCCCCGAGCTTCTCTTTGAGTAGCCAACCCTTGAGCGCTTTGTTATTCCTGTTTGCTCCCGCGTATCGGCTCCCTCGCCTGCCCTTGTTGGAGCACGCCCGCGAGCACGTCCCTTTCGCCCCCCAGTAGGCCTCGCCACAGATCGGGCAGGTTTTCGTTCTCCTCAGCGCGACGCCGTGGCACGAACTGGAACAGAACACAGAGCCTCAGGCTAGCTGAGACGGACGCCTGTAGATCCGCGCTCCGCAGACAGCGCACGAGCAGTTCGGTTTCCGATGTACGGTGATCATCAGGCTTCTCTCCATCGACCGCTTCGTGGATTCAGCCACGCCGCCATGCGTAACAACGGGGCCGTCGCAGAGCCCGTCGGCGCAGGCCGGAAGGTACGGCCTGCCTCGCCCCAGCCCCAACTCGCCTACGTGATCAGCCGGCACACTACCGTGCGTATTCCTCCGTTCTGAATCCGCCGGTACCTTACCCACCGAACGGACACGCGCCGACGTGCTCGCGTCCCCTTCTG
Protein-coding sequences here:
- a CDS encoding transglycosylase SLT domain-containing protein yields the protein MPALPRLLPLLLALFLAPSLGCDDDPAPTESLADVPTASSVSFEEAQAALRAGRPWQAARLLAAADRDALSPEQRLLLARAEAGRSHWDAVLDVLGGATGVDSLEQGLGRYLLARAHDAAGEAAEAAALYRSFLDATPDARYPDERAAAELRLGLALLRAGEQAEGRAVLQRVEDAMGAAGLWVDVLAAEALAAVGEGEAAADVARQYSRGTLGLRARRAQVEAARVAGDLDRARSLAQAGHGWARSDGTKAEFKVLEGRLALEAGDTEAARAALRRAIALDASGEHGQAAADLLRAGPMSPAERLASARVYAGLGLHEQAAADFQAWLDAGVGSAAERDAIRLTLADVLVAGQQYDAALAALEPLGDDRAARDLRASALSRAGQTAEAAAIYRALAAEARGTGDGAAALYFAADAYQQGGDADAARPLYREVVATYPGTRWAGLATMRLAGLAFLRGDYDAAADLWDGYRARSTKGEFALQSLYWAGRARAEAGDAAAAGDLFRAVVRADRDSYYALKASERLGEPFWPPPMSASPPRDEAAERRVAALMAPVDRLREAGFYDAASDEASRVVDRAGSGRAVRYALAEALIERGYTQRAIRIGDGLRSGGRNPRLLRILYPYPYRDVLRAEAEARGFDPEIVAALVRQESLFEARITSHVGARGLMQIMPRTGAALAASAGLENWSADDLYQPEVAAFLGTTYLAEFIDAYDGSLPAVFAAYNAGPHQVDQWRTFPEFEADAELFTERIPFSETRDYVKKLTRNRAVYEGLYGAAE
- a CDS encoding DUF1684 domain-containing protein, which gives rise to MIRSLLLVSLFVLPAVAQAQAPPPYEASIQAHRDSIRTAFLDPETPPLQPDEIAAFSGLDYYDVDPAYRVTARFERVEGDEPVAMNTSGGDIRDYRRFGTLHFEIGGAPLTLAAYQSVVPPEDPAYTNYLAIPFRDATSGGATYAAGRYLDLTIPEGDEVVLDFNEAYAPYCAYSPRYSCILPPPENRLTVAVEAGVKKYDVWTGVVSEEGGYSIAFPGPPLDQAQPNENGLTLHMQTFEQGEAAYFVMHTVTEADFDTLSASELAGFFDAAQQGGAQGFGGTLGHAEEIELDGVPGRSFEVNAPEQSLYGRSRMFASGRMLYQILVLTEGRRPDGPEADRFLDSFRILEGGATPRLQRLLDEAGYEYTVDDDGDYKLTFSTTGERTHLVVISTYTPDLTLVPSYEVWALVGRGLSELPAGLAEALLRRSGDLPALSAQLYGGSDGEPMLVALSTVVEQGVSVAALQRVVEQLALEADELEARFVGTDDL